The following proteins come from a genomic window of Sphingobium cloacae:
- a CDS encoding class II 3-deoxy-7-phosphoheptulonate synthase, with the protein MAAKWTPESWRKHEGIQMPEYRDAAALAAVETQLGQFPPLVFAGEARSLKAELARVTTGEAFLLQGGDCAESFAEFHPNNIRDTFRVLLQMAVVLTFASKLPIVKVGRMAGQFAKPRSAATETVDGVELPSYRGDNVNDIAFTPESREPDPQRMIRAYNQSAATLNLLRAFSTGGYASLDRVHGWMLDFMGRSPLAAKFDAVADRIGEALDFMRACGLSPETVPQLGGTSFYTSHEALLLPFEQALTRQDSLTGDWYDTSAHMLWIGDRTRFEGSSHVEYLRGIGNPIGMKCGPSLEPDALIRLLDILNPAREPGRITLITRYGHEKIEAGLPKLVRAVLREGHPVVWSCDPMHGNVIKAANGYKTRPFDRILAEVRGFFAVHRAEGSFGGGIHCEMTGQNVTECTGGAVAITDEGLADRYHTHCDPRLNAAQSLELAFLLAEMLNEELKERRAAA; encoded by the coding sequence CCCAGCTTGGGCAGTTTCCCCCGCTCGTCTTTGCCGGCGAGGCGCGCAGCCTGAAGGCAGAGCTTGCCCGCGTCACGACGGGCGAGGCCTTTTTGTTGCAAGGCGGCGATTGCGCGGAAAGCTTCGCGGAGTTCCACCCGAACAACATCCGCGACACCTTCCGCGTGCTTCTCCAGATGGCGGTGGTGCTGACCTTCGCGTCGAAGCTGCCGATTGTGAAGGTCGGCCGCATGGCAGGCCAGTTCGCCAAGCCGCGCTCGGCCGCGACCGAGACCGTCGATGGCGTGGAACTGCCCAGCTATCGCGGCGACAATGTCAACGACATCGCCTTCACGCCCGAATCGCGCGAGCCCGATCCCCAGCGCATGATCCGCGCCTATAACCAGTCGGCTGCGACGCTCAACCTGCTGCGCGCCTTTTCCACCGGCGGCTATGCGAGCCTCGACCGTGTCCATGGCTGGATGCTGGATTTCATGGGCCGGAGCCCCCTGGCGGCGAAGTTCGACGCCGTCGCCGACCGGATCGGCGAGGCGCTCGACTTCATGCGCGCCTGCGGCCTGTCGCCGGAAACGGTGCCGCAGCTGGGCGGAACCAGCTTCTACACCAGCCACGAGGCGCTGTTGCTTCCTTTCGAGCAAGCGCTGACCCGGCAGGATTCGCTGACCGGCGACTGGTATGACACGTCCGCGCATATGCTGTGGATCGGTGACCGCACCCGCTTCGAAGGGTCGTCGCATGTCGAATATCTGCGCGGCATCGGCAATCCGATCGGCATGAAATGCGGCCCCAGCCTGGAGCCGGACGCGCTTATTCGCCTGCTCGACATCCTGAACCCCGCGCGCGAGCCGGGGCGCATCACGCTCATCACCCGCTACGGTCACGAAAAGATCGAGGCGGGCCTGCCCAAGCTGGTGCGTGCGGTGCTGCGCGAAGGGCATCCGGTCGTCTGGTCGTGCGATCCGATGCACGGCAACGTCATCAAGGCGGCGAACGGCTACAAGACCCGCCCCTTCGACCGCATCCTTGCCGAGGTGCGCGGCTTCTTCGCGGTGCATCGTGCGGAAGGCAGCTTCGGCGGCGGCATCCATTGCGAAATGACCGGGCAGAATGTGACGGAATGCACCGGCGGCGCGGTGGCGATCACCGACGAAGGGCTGGCGGACCGCTACCATACCCATTGCGACCCGCGTTTGAATGCGGCGCAAAGTCTGGAGCTGGCGTTCCTCCTCGCCGAAATGTTGAACGAGGAACTCAAGGAACGGCGCGCCGCCGCATAG
- a CDS encoding dicarboxylate/amino acid:cation symporter: protein MRLICFAAITRGALIIMLTSSPSPIQTTPRLPFYRQLYVQVLAAIALGVLVGYVWPSAGIGLKPLGDAFIKLVKMVIAPVIFLTIVTGIAGMKELGAIGRVAGKAFGYFLLFSTLALILGLIVGNLIQPGAGMHIDPATLDGSKVADYAHQAHDQSMTGFLMNIIPATLVSAVADGDILQVLFVAILFGIALTMIGEKAAPLMQVLDSASHAIFRLVALLMKAAPIGAFGAIAFTVGQYGMGTLANLAGLVATFYLTSLLFVLVVLGAVGWFAGFNILHLIRYLKAELLLVLGTSSSEAALPSLIEKMERAGCRKSVVGLVVPTGYSFNLDGTNIYMTLAALFIAQATDTHLSLQEQILLLLVAMISSKGAAGVTGAGFITLAATLSIVPSVPVAGMALILGVDRFMSECRSLTNFIGNAVATIVVSAWEKGLDRERFDAAMANIPLDPTPDMQEVVPD, encoded by the coding sequence ATGAGGCTCATATGTTTCGCGGCCATCACGCGCGGGGCGCTCATTATCATGCTGACATCCTCTCCCTCCCCGATCCAGACCACGCCGCGCCTGCCCTTCTACCGGCAGCTTTATGTTCAGGTGCTCGCGGCGATCGCCCTTGGCGTGCTGGTGGGTTATGTCTGGCCTTCCGCCGGGATTGGGCTCAAGCCGCTGGGCGATGCCTTCATCAAGCTGGTGAAGATGGTCATCGCGCCGGTGATCTTCCTGACCATCGTGACCGGTATTGCCGGAATGAAGGAACTGGGCGCCATCGGACGCGTGGCGGGCAAGGCTTTCGGTTATTTCCTTCTCTTCTCCACGCTGGCCCTGATCCTGGGCCTGATCGTCGGCAATCTGATCCAGCCCGGCGCGGGCATGCATATCGATCCCGCGACGCTCGATGGCAGCAAGGTCGCGGACTATGCCCATCAGGCCCATGACCAGAGCATGACCGGCTTTCTGATGAACATCATCCCTGCGACGCTGGTATCGGCGGTCGCGGATGGGGACATATTGCAGGTACTGTTCGTCGCCATCTTGTTCGGCATCGCCCTGACCATGATCGGGGAGAAGGCCGCGCCCCTGATGCAGGTGCTGGATTCGGCGAGCCATGCGATCTTCCGTCTGGTTGCCTTGCTCATGAAGGCCGCGCCGATCGGGGCTTTCGGCGCCATCGCCTTCACTGTCGGTCAATATGGCATGGGGACGCTCGCCAATCTGGCGGGGCTGGTCGCCACCTTCTATCTGACGTCGCTATTGTTCGTGCTGGTCGTGCTGGGGGCTGTCGGCTGGTTCGCGGGCTTCAACATCCTGCATCTCATCCGCTATCTGAAGGCGGAACTGCTGCTGGTGCTGGGCACCTCTTCCTCCGAAGCCGCGCTGCCCAGCCTGATCGAGAAGATGGAACGGGCCGGATGCCGCAAGTCGGTGGTCGGGCTGGTCGTGCCGACGGGATACAGCTTCAACCTCGACGGGACGAATATCTACATGACGCTGGCCGCGCTGTTCATCGCGCAGGCGACCGACACGCATCTGAGCTTGCAGGAGCAGATATTGCTGCTGCTGGTCGCGATGATTTCCAGCAAGGGCGCGGCCGGCGTGACCGGCGCGGGCTTCATCACGCTGGCGGCGACGCTCTCCATCGTGCCGTCGGTGCCGGTTGCGGGCATGGCGCTGATCCTGGGCGTCGACCGCTTCATGAGCGAATGTCGCAGCCTTACCAACTTCATCGGCAATGCCGTGGCCACGATCGTCGTGTCCGCCTGGGAAAAGGGGTTGGACCGGGAGAGGTTCGATGCGGCAATGGCGAACATCCCGCTCGATCCGACCCCGGACATGCAGGAAGTCGTGCCCGACTGA
- a CDS encoding DUF47 family protein, which yields MRQIAALPYATDPDGSMRVLLITSRDTGRWVIPKGNRIKGLAGHRAAEVEAYEEAGIHGIACPAPLGRYRYDKRKRKGGAREAVVEVFPLAVTDHLTHWPEKGQRELRWFPVAEAAKAVEEPDLQSIIAAFREPPKDPGAFVRMLLWIKEKRTERIAMLRWFHALMPKQGRFFDQFEDHAATLVAGADALARLMKGGADMDAHIQEIAAREHEADDIIRDVLLDVRRIFVTPFDRSAITDLIGVMDDAIDQMNQTAKAVALFEVREFSSQMQDMSALIVECARITAEAMPLLRSLNLNAARLHELTERLVKLEGHADTLHEAGLKALFNQARQGNPMDFIVGNEIYAHLEKVTDRFEDVANEISGLVIDHA from the coding sequence ATGCGCCAGATAGCCGCGCTTCCCTATGCCACCGATCCCGACGGCTCGATGCGGGTGCTGCTCATCACCTCGCGCGATACGGGGCGCTGGGTGATTCCCAAGGGCAACCGCATCAAGGGACTGGCGGGGCACCGCGCCGCCGAGGTCGAAGCCTATGAGGAAGCGGGCATCCACGGCATCGCCTGCCCCGCGCCGCTGGGCCGATACCGCTATGACAAGCGCAAGCGGAAAGGCGGCGCGCGGGAAGCGGTGGTGGAAGTCTTTCCGCTGGCTGTCACCGATCATCTCACCCACTGGCCGGAAAAGGGACAGCGCGAATTGCGCTGGTTCCCCGTGGCCGAGGCGGCGAAGGCCGTCGAGGAACCCGACCTTCAATCCATCATAGCCGCCTTCCGCGAACCGCCCAAGGACCCGGGCGCGTTCGTGCGGATGCTGCTGTGGATCAAAGAAAAGCGAACCGAAAGGATAGCAATGCTGCGCTGGTTCCACGCGCTCATGCCCAAGCAGGGGCGATTCTTCGACCAGTTCGAGGATCACGCCGCAACCCTCGTCGCCGGAGCCGACGCGCTCGCCCGGTTGATGAAGGGGGGAGCGGACATGGACGCCCATATCCAGGAGATCGCCGCGCGCGAGCATGAAGCGGACGACATCATCCGCGACGTGCTGCTGGACGTGCGTCGCATCTTCGTCACCCCTTTCGACCGCAGCGCCATCACCGACCTGATCGGCGTAATGGACGACGCCATCGACCAGATGAACCAAACGGCCAAGGCGGTCGCGCTGTTCGAGGTTCGGGAATTTTCCTCCCAGATGCAGGACATGAGCGCGCTGATCGTCGAATGCGCCCGCATCACGGCGGAGGCGATGCCGCTGCTGCGGTCGCTCAACCTCAATGCGGCGCGGCTGCATGAACTGACCGAGCGGCTGGTGAAGCTGGAAGGCCATGCCGACACGCTGCATGAGGCGGGCCTCAAGGCGCTGTTCAACCAGGCGCGGCAGGGCAATCCGATGGACTTCATCGTCGGCAATGAGATCTACGCCCATCTGGAAAAGGTGACGGACCGCTTCGAGGACGTCGCCAACGAGATTTCCGGACTGGTCATCGACCACGCCTGA
- a CDS encoding inorganic phosphate transporter — MEAHIAFPLLIALIGIALAFDFLNGLHDAANSIATIVSTRVLKPQYAVAWAAFFNFIAFLFFGLHVAETVGKGIVEASIIDAPVIFGALMGAISWNLITWALGIPSSSSHALIGGLLGAGTAKAGLSAVVWSGVFKTSAAIVMSPAIGLMLALLLVLIISWVFRRFSPQGADRVFRKLQLVSASLYSLGHGGNDAQKTMGIIAVLLYSQGMLEGGFHVPFWVVISCQAAMGVGTLLGGWKIVHTMGSKITRLSPAQGFCAETGGAITLFMATHLGVPVSTTHTITGAIVGVGASRRLSAVRWNVASSIVVAWVITLPAAALIGGAFYEVTRLF; from the coding sequence ATGGAAGCGCATATCGCCTTTCCGCTGCTGATCGCGCTGATCGGCATCGCGCTGGCCTTCGATTTCCTCAATGGCCTGCATGACGCGGCCAACTCCATCGCGACCATCGTGTCGACGCGGGTGCTCAAGCCCCAATATGCGGTGGCGTGGGCGGCCTTCTTCAACTTCATCGCCTTTCTCTTCTTCGGGCTGCATGTCGCGGAGACGGTGGGCAAGGGGATCGTGGAGGCGAGCATCATCGACGCGCCGGTGATCTTCGGCGCGCTGATGGGGGCGATAAGCTGGAACCTCATCACCTGGGCGCTGGGCATCCCTTCATCCTCCAGCCATGCGCTGATCGGCGGACTGCTGGGCGCGGGGACGGCCAAGGCGGGGCTGTCCGCCGTGGTGTGGAGCGGTGTGTTCAAGACCAGCGCCGCCATCGTCATGTCGCCCGCCATCGGGCTGATGCTCGCGCTGCTGCTGGTGCTCATCATAAGCTGGGTGTTCCGGCGCTTCTCGCCGCAGGGCGCGGACCGGGTGTTCCGCAAGCTGCAACTGGTTTCCGCCTCGCTCTATTCGCTGGGGCATGGCGGGAACGACGCGCAGAAGACGATGGGGATCATCGCCGTGCTGCTTTATTCGCAGGGGATGCTGGAGGGCGGATTCCACGTGCCCTTCTGGGTCGTGATCTCCTGCCAGGCGGCGATGGGCGTGGGCACGCTGCTGGGCGGGTGGAAGATCGTGCACACCATGGGGTCGAAGATCACGCGGCTATCCCCGGCGCAGGGCTTCTGCGCGGAGACGGGCGGGGCGATCACGCTGTTCATGGCGACGCATCTGGGCGTGCCGGTGTCGACCACCCACACCATCACCGGCGCCATCGTGGGCGTGGGCGCTTCGCGGCGGCTGTCGGCGGTGCGGTGGAATGTGGCGTCGAGCATCGTCGTCGCCTGGGTCATCACCCTGCCCGCCGCGGCGCTGATCGGCGGAGCCTTCTACGAAGTGACGCGCCTCTTCTGA
- a CDS encoding TonB-dependent receptor domain-containing protein, whose amino-acid sequence MSLSMSLRTGCALSASCLALPAIAQSTLDSSGGGRAYHDLRADIVVTALIPRRQGDILSGTSVVTGQALTRALRPTIGETLARQPGVSATSFGPNASRPILRGMQGERVRILTDGIGSFDVSNTSVDHAVAINPLTADRIEVLRGPAALLYGSSAIGGVVNVVDSRIPRRVPDEPIHIDGIATYGSAANERTASGEIEAPITDKLVVHFDGSYSKSGNLDTGSYILTPALRARAAASGDPEIEKLAGLRGKLPNSAAKTWEVSGGAALITDGGNLGFSVTHTDNFYGVPVRYALAPGEEAEQVRLHMKQDRADLRAEVPVNGGFLETIRLRAGFADYQHQEIEDTGEVGTTFYNQSIESRLELVQAKRGGWDGAIGAQFFARDFHVEGEEKFLPKNRTEQFGLFTLQSLDFGSTRVELGGRYEHTDVSAVADETLFNPAYKRSFNAFSGSAGISQEVAAGWRVGLNLSRTERAPSAEELFARGNHAGTQAFELGNPGFSKEKSWGIEGTLRGQGTGYNFSLSAYHNWFDGYIYDVLVDDAPCMAVNGGEALEFPCYQYSQADARYWGFEAEGSVTLGEVGGYKVNLDGVADYVRATIKNSGPAPRIPPLRLLGGLEFQGDRLNLRGEVEHSFKQDRIAETETPTKGFTLVNASLSWKPLTGNDRTTLTLSANNIFDVEARRHASFLKDYAPLAGRDIRLTARLSI is encoded by the coding sequence ATGTCCCTTTCCATGTCGCTGCGCACGGGTTGCGCGTTGTCCGCGAGCTGCCTTGCCCTTCCGGCCATTGCCCAATCCACGCTCGATTCGAGCGGCGGCGGCCGGGCCTATCATGACCTGCGCGCCGACATCGTCGTGACCGCGCTCATTCCCCGGCGACAGGGCGACATATTGTCGGGCACATCGGTCGTGACCGGGCAGGCGCTGACGCGGGCGCTGCGGCCGACCATCGGCGAGACACTGGCGCGCCAGCCGGGCGTTTCTGCAACCTCTTTCGGCCCCAATGCATCGCGTCCGATCCTGCGCGGCATGCAGGGAGAGCGCGTCCGCATCCTGACCGACGGCATCGGCAGCTTCGACGTGTCGAACACATCCGTGGACCATGCGGTCGCCATCAACCCGCTGACCGCCGACCGGATCGAGGTGCTGCGTGGCCCGGCTGCCCTGCTCTATGGCTCCTCGGCGATTGGCGGCGTGGTCAATGTCGTCGACAGCCGCATCCCGCGCCGCGTGCCGGACGAGCCCATCCATATCGACGGGATCGCCACCTATGGCAGCGCCGCGAATGAACGTACGGCGTCGGGCGAGATCGAAGCGCCCATCACCGACAAGCTGGTCGTCCATTTCGACGGCAGCTATTCCAAGTCCGGCAATCTCGACACCGGCAGCTATATCCTGACGCCGGCCCTGCGCGCGCGGGCGGCGGCGAGCGGCGATCCGGAGATCGAGAAACTGGCCGGCCTGCGCGGCAAGCTGCCCAACAGCGCGGCGAAGACATGGGAAGTGTCGGGCGGCGCGGCGCTTATCACCGATGGCGGCAATCTGGGCTTTTCGGTCACGCACACCGATAATTTCTATGGCGTGCCCGTGCGCTATGCGCTGGCGCCGGGCGAAGAGGCCGAGCAGGTCCGCCTCCACATGAAACAGGATCGCGCCGACCTGCGCGCCGAAGTACCTGTGAATGGCGGTTTCCTGGAAACCATCCGCCTGCGCGCGGGCTTCGCGGACTATCAGCATCAGGAGATCGAGGACACCGGCGAAGTCGGCACGACCTTCTACAATCAGTCGATCGAATCCCGGCTGGAACTGGTGCAGGCCAAGCGCGGCGGCTGGGACGGCGCGATCGGCGCGCAATTCTTCGCCCGCGATTTCCATGTGGAGGGCGAGGAGAAATTCCTGCCCAAGAACCGGACCGAGCAATTCGGCCTTTTCACCCTGCAATCGCTGGATTTCGGATCGACCCGCGTCGAACTGGGCGGGCGCTATGAGCATACCGATGTCAGCGCGGTGGCGGACGAAACCCTGTTCAACCCCGCCTATAAGCGCAGCTTCAACGCCTTTTCGGGATCGGCGGGCATCAGTCAGGAAGTCGCGGCCGGATGGCGCGTGGGCCTGAACCTGTCCCGCACCGAACGCGCGCCTTCCGCCGAAGAACTGTTCGCCCGCGGCAATCATGCGGGCACGCAGGCGTTCGAACTGGGCAATCCCGGCTTCAGCAAGGAAAAGAGCTGGGGCATCGAAGGGACGCTGCGCGGGCAGGGAACGGGCTACAACTTCTCCCTGTCGGCCTATCACAACTGGTTCGACGGCTATATCTACGATGTCCTGGTCGACGACGCGCCCTGCATGGCGGTGAATGGCGGCGAGGCACTGGAATTCCCCTGCTACCAATATTCGCAGGCCGACGCCCGCTATTGGGGCTTCGAGGCGGAAGGGTCCGTCACGCTGGGCGAGGTTGGCGGCTACAAGGTCAATCTGGACGGCGTCGCCGACTATGTCCGCGCGACCATCAAGAATAGCGGCCCCGCGCCGCGCATCCCGCCCCTGCGCCTGCTGGGCGGGCTGGAATTCCAGGGCGACCGCCTCAACCTGCGCGGCGAGGTGGAACATAGCTTCAAGCAGGACCGCATTGCCGAAACCGAAACGCCGACCAAGGGCTTCACGCTGGTCAACGCGTCCCTGTCGTGGAAGCCGCTTACGGGCAATGACCGCACGACGCTCACCTTGTCGGCGAACAACATCTTCGACGTGGAAGCGCGGCGCCATGCCAGCTTCCTCAAGGATTACGCGCCGCTGGCCGGGCGCGACATCCGCCTGACGGCGCGCCTGTCGATCTGA
- a CDS encoding N-formylglutamate amidohydrolase, translating to MDPFALPRPTESHPAFDRYGPLVPAHPVVLSIPHAGRNYDADLLTRTRVRPEVLRRLEDRWADLLALPLIEQGYSIVVARAPRAMIDLNRHEREIDPAMVMDLPREIALRTSQKLRGGLGLIPRRLSGAAELWRGPLPWAEVERRIDAVHRPYHAALDRLLKAARDVHGHAILIDLHSMPPLAPAGPGGMAPSLIFGDRFGQAASGRLMTLAGDVAAGHGFLTAQNHPYAGDHMIERHGRPAQAIHALQVEIDRTFYLDMALERPGPGLGRMRALVGALAHALAHALPRADFALAAE from the coding sequence GTGGACCCATTCGCGCTACCGCGCCCGACGGAAAGTCATCCCGCCTTCGACCGCTACGGACCGTTGGTGCCGGCGCATCCGGTCGTCCTGTCCATCCCGCATGCCGGACGGAATTACGACGCCGATCTGCTGACGCGGACGCGGGTGCGGCCGGAAGTGCTGCGGCGGCTGGAGGATCGCTGGGCCGATCTGCTGGCGCTACCCCTGATCGAGCAAGGCTATAGCATAGTGGTGGCGCGGGCGCCGCGCGCCATGATCGACCTCAACCGGCATGAACGGGAAATCGATCCCGCCATGGTCATGGACCTGCCGCGCGAGATCGCGCTGCGGACCAGCCAGAAGCTGCGTGGCGGGCTTGGCCTGATCCCCCGGCGATTGTCCGGTGCGGCGGAATTGTGGCGCGGGCCGCTTCCCTGGGCGGAGGTGGAGCGGCGGATCGATGCGGTTCACCGGCCTTATCACGCAGCGCTGGACCGCCTGCTGAAAGCGGCGCGGGATGTCCATGGTCACGCGATCCTCATCGATCTCCATTCCATGCCGCCGCTGGCGCCGGCGGGCCCCGGCGGGATGGCGCCTTCGCTCATATTCGGCGATCGTTTCGGGCAGGCCGCGTCGGGCCGGTTGATGACGCTGGCGGGCGATGTCGCCGCGGGTCACGGCTTCCTGACGGCGCAGAACCATCCCTATGCCGGGGACCATATGATCGAGCGGCATGGCCGTCCGGCGCAGGCGATCCACGCCTTGCAGGTGGAGATCGACCGGACCTTCTACCTCGACATGGCGCTGGAGCGTCCCGGACCGGGACTTGGCCGGATGCGGGCCCTGGTCGGCGCGCTGGCGCACGCGCTCGCCCATGCGCTGCCGCGTGCGGATTTCGCCCTGGCCGCGGAATAA
- the cpdR gene encoding cell cycle two-component system response regulator CpdR, with translation MVRILLAEDDDSMRAYLSRALEKSGYEVVAVANGVEAMPHIDADNFDLLLTDIVMPEMDGIELAQHAASAAPDMRVMFITGFAAVTLRAGQAVPQAKVLSKPFHLRDLVLEVERMFGAESLSGGLS, from the coding sequence ATGGTCCGAATCCTGCTGGCGGAAGACGATGACAGCATGCGTGCCTATCTTTCGCGCGCGCTGGAAAAATCGGGCTATGAGGTAGTGGCCGTCGCCAACGGGGTGGAGGCGATGCCGCATATCGACGCGGACAATTTCGACCTGCTGCTGACGGACATCGTCATGCCCGAGATGGACGGCATCGAACTGGCCCAGCACGCCGCATCGGCCGCTCCTGACATGCGCGTCATGTTCATCACGGGCTTTGCCGCCGTCACCCTGCGCGCGGGACAAGCGGTGCCGCAGGCCAAGGTACTCTCAAAGCCCTTTCACCTGCGCGACCTGGTGCTGGAAGTCGAACGCATGTTCGGCGCGGAAAGCCTGAGCGGCGGCCTGAGCTAA